A genomic stretch from Spongiibacter nanhainus includes:
- a CDS encoding ribose-phosphate diphosphokinase: protein MHNMMVFTGNANPELSTKVAKNLNLPLGDATVSQFSDGEVFVEINDNVRGADVFIIQPTCAPTNDNIMELVVMADAMRRASAGRITAVVPYFGYARQDRRVRSQRVPISAKVVADIMSGVGIDRVLTVDLHAEQIQGFFDVPVDNVYGSPILLDDISRQQYDNQMVVSPDIGGVVRARAVAKQLNDADLAIIDKRRPKAGVAQVMHIIGEVEGKTCILVDDMVDTAGTLCKAAGALKANGAAKVVAYCTHPVLSGPAVDNINASELDELVVTDTIPLSEAASQCARIRQLTLSNLLAESIRRVSNEESISALFR, encoded by the coding sequence ATGCACAACATGATGGTCTTCACCGGCAATGCCAACCCCGAATTGTCCACTAAGGTGGCCAAGAATCTGAACCTACCGCTGGGCGACGCCACGGTCAGCCAATTCAGTGACGGCGAGGTGTTTGTCGAGATCAACGATAACGTCCGCGGTGCGGATGTGTTTATCATCCAGCCGACCTGCGCCCCCACCAACGACAACATCATGGAATTGGTGGTCATGGCTGACGCCATGCGCCGGGCCTCAGCCGGCCGCATCACCGCCGTTGTCCCCTATTTTGGCTACGCACGTCAGGATCGCCGGGTGCGCTCCCAGCGGGTGCCGATTTCTGCCAAGGTTGTGGCCGACATTATGAGCGGCGTCGGGATCGACCGGGTACTGACCGTAGACCTCCACGCCGAGCAGATTCAGGGCTTCTTTGATGTACCGGTAGACAATGTCTACGGCTCGCCAATTTTGCTGGACGACATCAGCCGCCAGCAGTACGACAACCAAATGGTAGTGTCCCCCGACATCGGCGGCGTAGTCCGGGCCCGCGCGGTAGCCAAACAACTCAACGACGCCGACCTGGCTATTATCGACAAACGCCGCCCCAAAGCAGGCGTTGCGCAGGTCATGCACATCATCGGCGAAGTGGAAGGTAAAACCTGTATTCTGGTGGACGACATGGTGGATACCGCCGGCACACTGTGCAAGGCCGCCGGCGCGCTGAAGGCCAATGGCGCAGCAAAAGTTGTCGCTTACTGTACACATCCTGTATTATCCGGGCCCGCCGTTGACAACATCAACGCTTCTGAGCTGGACGAGCTGGTGGTGACTGACACCATTCCGCTGTCCGAAGCCGCGAGTCAATGTGCACGAATTCGACAGCTCACGCTGTCTAACCTGCTGGCCGAGTCGATTCGACGGGTCAGCAATGAAGAGTCGATCAGCGCCCTGTTCCGGTAA
- a CDS encoding 50S ribosomal protein L25/general stress protein Ctc produces the protein MSSEYTVSAKARTDVGKGASRRLRREAAEVPGIVYGGNKEPQMISIPHKDLTWFLSDEAFFSSVLNLEIDGKGESVVIKDLHRHPAKNQLLHADFMRVSADTKITLHVPLHFLNEEACVGVKMQGGKITHAMTEVEVACLPKDLPEYIEVDMLDVEVGTILHISDLKLPEGVESTALQLGEDHDQAICSVQTPRGGSSDDDEAETSEDGDSGDAEES, from the coding sequence ATGTCCAGCGAATATACTGTCAGCGCCAAAGCGCGTACTGACGTGGGGAAAGGTGCGAGCCGCCGCCTGCGTCGTGAAGCTGCCGAAGTTCCCGGCATCGTTTACGGTGGTAACAAAGAGCCACAGATGATCAGCATCCCCCACAAGGATCTGACCTGGTTCCTCAGTGACGAGGCTTTCTTTTCCTCAGTGCTGAACCTGGAAATCGATGGCAAAGGTGAGTCCGTGGTCATCAAGGACCTGCACCGCCACCCCGCTAAAAACCAGCTGCTGCACGCCGACTTCATGCGGGTCAGCGCCGATACCAAGATCACTCTGCACGTGCCCCTGCACTTCCTAAACGAGGAAGCCTGTGTGGGCGTGAAAATGCAGGGCGGCAAGATCACCCACGCCATGACTGAAGTGGAAGTAGCCTGTCTGCCAAAAGATCTGCCCGAGTACATTGAAGTGGATATGCTGGACGTCGAAGTTGGCACCATCCTGCACATCTCGGACCTCAAACTACCCGAAGGCGTCGAAAGCACTGCGCTGCAGCTCGGTGAAGACCACGACCAGGCAATCTGCTCCGTGCAAACTCCCCGTGGCGGCTCCTCCGATGACGACGAGGCAGAAACCAGCGAAGACGGTGACAGCGGCGACGCCGAAGAGTCCTAA
- the pth gene encoding aminoacyl-tRNA hydrolase, producing the protein MDTIKLIVGLANPGPQYQETRHNAGAWLVSELARQQGESLTPESRFFGDTARIFLNGQDIRLLIPATFMNRSGQAISALANFYKISPASILVVHDELDLPPGVARFKKGGGHGGHNGLRDTISKLGNDAGFYRLRVGIGHPGSAAQVTGYVLGKPSPEDRRAIDDVIDEALRALPTAASGDWPRAMNQLHSYQSANSAAADKKGY; encoded by the coding sequence TTGGATACGATCAAACTGATAGTCGGCCTGGCCAATCCGGGCCCGCAGTATCAGGAGACACGTCACAATGCCGGCGCCTGGCTGGTATCCGAGCTGGCTCGCCAACAAGGCGAGTCACTCACTCCCGAGTCGCGCTTTTTTGGCGACACGGCACGCATATTCCTCAATGGCCAGGACATTCGCCTTCTAATCCCCGCGACCTTTATGAACCGCAGCGGACAGGCTATCTCTGCTCTTGCAAATTTTTACAAGATTTCCCCCGCTTCAATCCTGGTGGTTCACGACGAGCTAGACCTGCCTCCCGGTGTTGCCCGTTTTAAAAAAGGCGGCGGTCACGGTGGCCACAATGGCCTGCGGGACACCATCAGCAAACTCGGTAATGACGCCGGCTTTTACCGCCTGCGGGTGGGCATTGGTCACCCAGGCAGCGCCGCACAAGTTACCGGCTACGTGCTGGGCAAACCCAGCCCCGAGGATCGTCGGGCCATCGATGATGTCATTGACGAAGCACTCCGCGCCCTGCCCACCGCCGCCAGCGGCGACTGGCCCCGGGCCATGAACCAACTGCACAGCTATCAGTCAGCCAACAGCGCGGCTGCGGACAAAAAAGGGTACTAG
- the ychF gene encoding redox-regulated ATPase YchF, whose amino-acid sequence MGFNCGIVGLPNVGKSTLFNALTEAGIDAENFPFCTIEPNAGIVPVPDLRLKALADIVSPEKVIPATMEFVDIAGLVAGASKGEGLGNKFLANIRETDAIAHVVRCFDNDNVIHVANKVDPVADIDVINTELALADLESVEKQLQKVTRTAKSGDKEAIAAKALLEKLQSHLDSGSPLRSLALSEDEQRQVSQLQLLTTKPTMYIANVNEDGFDNNPHLDAVRAIAEGENAIVVPICNKLEAEIAELEDEEKDEFLAELGMEEAGLDKVIRAGYDLLGLHTYFTAGVKEVRAWTIPLGATAPQAAGKIHTDFEKGFIRAEVIGYDDFIAYKGEQGAKDAGKWRLEGKDYIVKDGDVVHFRFNV is encoded by the coding sequence ATGGGTTTCAATTGTGGCATCGTCGGCCTGCCCAACGTCGGCAAATCAACGTTGTTCAACGCACTGACCGAAGCCGGTATCGACGCAGAAAACTTCCCCTTCTGCACCATTGAACCTAATGCCGGCATCGTGCCGGTACCCGACCTGCGCCTTAAAGCCCTGGCAGACATCGTCTCCCCGGAGAAGGTCATCCCCGCCACCATGGAGTTCGTCGACATCGCCGGACTGGTGGCAGGCGCCTCCAAAGGCGAAGGGCTGGGCAACAAATTCCTGGCCAATATCCGCGAAACCGACGCTATCGCTCACGTGGTTCGCTGCTTTGACAACGACAACGTGATCCACGTGGCCAATAAAGTCGACCCAGTGGCCGATATCGACGTTATCAATACCGAGCTGGCCCTCGCCGATCTGGAAAGCGTGGAAAAGCAACTACAAAAAGTCACCCGCACCGCCAAGAGTGGCGATAAAGAGGCCATTGCCGCCAAAGCCCTGCTGGAGAAACTGCAATCGCATCTGGATAGCGGCTCACCGCTGCGCTCATTGGCTCTGAGTGAAGACGAACAACGCCAAGTCTCACAGCTGCAACTGCTTACCACCAAGCCCACCATGTACATTGCCAACGTCAACGAAGACGGCTTTGACAACAACCCCCACCTGGACGCCGTGCGCGCCATCGCCGAGGGCGAAAATGCCATTGTGGTGCCGATCTGCAATAAGTTGGAAGCCGAAATCGCCGAGCTGGAAGACGAAGAAAAAGATGAATTCCTGGCCGAACTGGGCATGGAAGAAGCAGGGCTGGATAAAGTGATTCGCGCCGGCTACGACCTGCTGGGCCTGCACACCTACTTCACTGCAGGCGTCAAAGAAGTCCGCGCCTGGACGATTCCTCTGGGCGCCACCGCCCCGCAAGCAGCTGGAAAAATTCACACCGATTTTGAAAAAGGCTTCATTCGCGCCGAAGTCATTGGCTACGACGACTTCATTGCCTACAAAGGCGAGCAAGGCGCCAAAGATGCCGGCAAATGGCGACTGGAAGGCAAAGACTACATCGTCAAAGATGGCGACGTGGTGCACTTCCGCTTCAACGTCTAA
- the cmoA gene encoding carboxy-S-adenosyl-L-methionine synthase CmoA: MTQRDTLYSTPRPAIDRFAFDEQVVDVFPDMIQRSVPGYATIIAMTGILAGRYAQPHSRCYDLGCSLGASSLSMAQHIDVEAVEIIGVDNSPAMIERCSERAKQHSTPLTLRCESIQDTELSKASVVVLNFTLQFVPEADRAALLQRIGKAMQPGGILVLSEKIRFADPHLQELNTQLHHEFKRANGYSDMEIAQKRSALEQVLIPETLDSHRQRLKGAGFASIDVWFQCFNFASLVAIK, translated from the coding sequence ATGACGCAGCGCGACACTCTCTACAGCACGCCCCGCCCCGCCATCGACCGCTTTGCCTTTGACGAGCAAGTGGTGGATGTCTTTCCGGATATGATTCAACGCTCGGTGCCGGGCTACGCCACCATTATCGCCATGACTGGCATTCTCGCCGGGCGCTACGCCCAGCCCCACTCTCGTTGCTATGATTTGGGCTGCTCCCTGGGGGCTAGCTCATTGTCGATGGCCCAGCATATCGATGTGGAAGCTGTGGAGATTATTGGTGTGGACAACTCGCCGGCGATGATCGAACGCTGCAGCGAACGCGCCAAACAACACAGCACACCGTTAACACTGCGCTGCGAGTCCATCCAGGACACCGAACTGAGCAAGGCCTCGGTGGTAGTGCTTAACTTCACTTTGCAGTTTGTACCCGAAGCTGACCGTGCCGCGCTTCTTCAGCGTATCGGCAAGGCCATGCAGCCAGGCGGAATATTGGTACTATCGGAAAAAATCCGCTTTGCCGACCCACACCTGCAGGAACTCAATACCCAGCTTCACCACGAGTTCAAACGTGCCAATGGCTACTCCGACATGGAAATTGCTCAAAAGCGATCAGCACTGGAGCAGGTGCTAATCCCTGAAACCCTGGACAGTCATCGCCAACGACTTAAAGGCGCGGGTTTTGCCAGCATCGATGTGTGGTTCCAGTGCTTTAACTTTGCCTCACTGGTTGCGATCAAGTAA
- the cmoB gene encoding tRNA 5-methoxyuridine(34)/uridine 5-oxyacetic acid(34) synthase CmoB — MPIRDFHPFLKLLAESGFEDWADALPGQIDAGLSEARYGDLPRWRDAVSALPDLSPTTIALNQSRVGADGPITTEQQQALQHTLMQLHPWRKGPFELFGVHIDTEWRSDWKWDRLESAISPLQGRNVLDVGCGSGYHCWRMRGAGAALVAGIDPTPLFVMQYFALQRYINDPAVAVLPMGIEHLPEKMRRFDTVFSMGILYHRRSPFDHLLALRDALRSGGELVLETLVIEQAQGDCLVPKGRYSKMGNVWFIPSPESLTIWLEKVGFKHIRVVDVSTTTTEEQRRTEWMRFHSLEQFLDPEDPSRTVEGYPAPRRAILIAEAP; from the coding sequence ATGCCGATTAGAGACTTTCACCCCTTCCTTAAACTGCTGGCCGAGTCGGGATTTGAAGACTGGGCCGATGCCCTTCCCGGCCAAATCGATGCCGGTCTCAGCGAGGCCCGTTACGGCGATCTGCCCCGCTGGCGGGATGCAGTCTCCGCACTTCCCGATCTGTCCCCCACAACCATCGCTCTCAATCAAAGCCGGGTTGGCGCTGACGGGCCAATCACCACCGAACAGCAACAGGCATTGCAGCACACCCTGATGCAACTGCATCCCTGGCGAAAAGGGCCTTTTGAACTGTTTGGAGTGCACATTGACACCGAGTGGCGCTCGGACTGGAAATGGGACCGCCTGGAGAGCGCCATATCTCCCCTGCAGGGTCGCAACGTGCTGGACGTAGGCTGTGGCAGCGGCTACCACTGCTGGCGCATGCGCGGCGCGGGTGCGGCTCTGGTGGCTGGAATCGACCCCACACCGCTATTTGTGATGCAGTATTTTGCTTTGCAACGCTACATCAACGACCCCGCCGTCGCCGTGCTGCCGATGGGTATTGAGCACCTGCCCGAAAAAATGCGGCGCTTCGATACCGTATTCTCCATGGGCATTTTGTACCACCGCCGCTCCCCTTTCGATCACTTGCTCGCTCTGCGAGACGCATTGAGAAGCGGTGGCGAACTGGTGTTGGAGACCCTGGTTATCGAGCAGGCCCAGGGCGACTGTTTGGTGCCCAAGGGACGTTACAGCAAGATGGGCAATGTCTGGTTTATTCCCAGCCCCGAGAGCCTGACGATCTGGCTGGAAAAAGTCGGCTTCAAGCACATCCGAGTGGTAGACGTCAGCACGACGACCACCGAGGAGCAGCGCCGCACAGAATGGATGCGATTTCACTCCCTGGAGCAGTTTCTTGACCCTGAAGATCCGTCCCGCACAGTGGAAGGCTACCCCGCGCCCCGACGCGCCATTCTGATCGCAGAGGCGCCTTAA
- a CDS encoding DUF1631 family protein: MDNRQHESRPHALRAVALQWLGDTLDRYLARLQDNFNRRAQSAASPAEKDDLLSHRQLIALGKETAHKAFFTHILHSFDHAIPYSPAGSSPLDRLYQHCQTAESDESARLQLAQLCRSLTPTSILAGFQHLAEPLRLSQHRNQALNLFQILVVRNLGQLYTLLDTALKEGQQVNQLREWIAHIEHQLHHDSLSAQERALNEARLQRLKSRLSGKLQSVVAVDDDDLLAEVGAIFELRHLAEEHQRRSAPDDLRSTLNRLRKVVTQAALKDREGFLNPLHPVRQISRQIIAATAQWEHADPDSQQQFATALKLFCGQLEQNMDAHDALAEPISGIDRHCRHMLQLARLDRRRLRQQASGKRRVADLRREVHAIIDDKTQHASLPASIDNMLHGPLTSILLYHWLRHGSNSGAMRRNLQLVDDILWYIKPHHQWQELRRAKDMAVSIEQRLHEGLERINYNPTAAQAMIDELHQLRIAASSQSRLLSQRSPY, from the coding sequence ATGGACAACCGTCAACACGAATCCCGCCCCCACGCCCTGCGAGCCGTCGCGCTACAATGGCTGGGCGATACATTGGATCGTTACCTTGCCCGACTGCAGGACAACTTTAATCGACGGGCGCAAAGTGCCGCCAGTCCCGCCGAGAAAGATGACCTGCTATCCCACCGGCAACTTATCGCCCTTGGCAAAGAAACCGCCCATAAGGCGTTTTTTACCCACATACTGCACAGCTTCGACCATGCGATTCCCTATAGCCCTGCCGGGAGCAGCCCGCTGGACCGGCTGTACCAGCATTGCCAAACTGCCGAGAGCGACGAAAGCGCCCGCTTACAGTTGGCGCAACTGTGCCGCAGCCTCACTCCAACATCGATCCTGGCCGGCTTCCAGCACCTGGCTGAGCCCCTGCGACTGAGCCAACATCGCAACCAGGCCTTAAATCTGTTTCAGATTTTGGTGGTCCGCAACCTCGGCCAGCTCTACACCCTACTGGACACCGCCCTGAAAGAGGGTCAGCAGGTCAACCAACTGCGGGAGTGGATCGCTCACATTGAGCATCAACTTCATCACGACAGCCTGTCGGCCCAGGAACGCGCACTGAATGAAGCTCGCCTGCAACGACTGAAGTCCCGATTGAGCGGCAAGCTCCAGTCGGTCGTCGCGGTCGATGACGATGACTTGCTGGCTGAAGTCGGGGCCATTTTTGAGCTCCGCCACCTTGCCGAGGAACACCAGCGGCGCAGCGCCCCCGATGACCTGAGAAGCACGCTGAACCGCCTTCGTAAAGTCGTTACCCAGGCGGCGCTGAAGGATCGGGAAGGTTTTCTCAACCCCCTCCACCCGGTTCGGCAAATCAGCCGCCAGATCATCGCGGCAACAGCCCAGTGGGAGCATGCTGACCCCGACAGCCAACAGCAGTTCGCCACGGCCCTAAAATTATTTTGTGGCCAGCTTGAACAAAATATGGATGCCCATGATGCACTGGCCGAACCGATCTCCGGCATCGACCGCCACTGCCGCCATATGCTGCAGCTGGCCAGGCTGGACCGACGCCGATTACGGCAGCAGGCCTCCGGCAAGCGGCGCGTGGCCGACCTGCGCAGAGAAGTCCACGCCATCATCGACGACAAAACTCAGCACGCATCCCTGCCCGCCAGCATCGACAATATGCTGCACGGGCCCCTGACCTCTATTTTGCTCTACCACTGGCTACGCCACGGCAGCAACAGCGGCGCGATGCGTCGCAACCTGCAACTGGTCGACGACATACTCTGGTATATCAAACCTCACCATCAATGGCAGGAGCTGCGCCGCGCCAAAGACATGGCGGTCAGCATTGAGCAGCGCCTCCATGAAGGCCTGGAGCGTATTAACTACAATCCCACCGCCGCCCAGGCGATGATCGACGAGCTTCACCAGCTCCGTATCGCGGCCTCCAGCCAATCCCGCCTATTGAGCCAGCGCAGCCCCTACTGA
- a CDS encoding aminotransferase, whose translation MQADNASTGRLSLDQPLDSASTATLQEWESQLSQRYEAFKQANLKLDLTRGKPSSQQLDLSNGMMTVLGSDLSNEAGTDLRNYGGIDGIAECKALFAPVLDVNSDEILVGGNSSLTLMYFAVMFALHQGFGDLGDSWASEGKTAKFLCPVPGYDRHFSVCEHLGIDMIPVAMDENGPDMDQVESLVRQDDSIKGIWCVPRFSNPTGIVYSDEVVSRIAGLGKIAGRNFRVFWDNAYAVHSFSDDSPQVASLMAACRAAGTENSVYLFGSTSKITYAGAGVAFAGMSAANLTAFKAHLGMTQIGPDKINQLRHARFLKDQDGLAQHMRDHAAALKPRFDIVLKHLNEGLADSGMLSWTEPQGGYFVSVDTLPGLAKQVVGMAADAGVKLTPAGATYPYGNDPEDRNIRLAPSVPTLEEIDQAMAVFVTCVQLASVRQKLA comes from the coding sequence TTGCAAGCCGACAACGCGTCAACAGGCCGACTCTCTCTCGACCAGCCCCTAGATAGCGCCAGCACAGCCACGCTACAGGAATGGGAATCTCAGCTCAGCCAACGCTACGAGGCCTTCAAACAGGCCAATCTCAAGCTCGATCTCACCCGCGGCAAGCCCAGCAGCCAGCAACTGGATTTGTCCAACGGCATGATGACAGTGCTGGGATCAGACTTGAGCAACGAAGCCGGCACCGACCTGCGCAACTACGGTGGCATCGATGGCATCGCCGAGTGCAAGGCCCTGTTTGCGCCAGTATTGGACGTTAACAGCGACGAGATTTTGGTGGGCGGCAACAGCAGCCTGACACTGATGTACTTCGCGGTAATGTTCGCCCTTCACCAAGGCTTTGGCGATTTAGGTGACAGCTGGGCCAGCGAGGGTAAAACCGCCAAATTCCTGTGCCCGGTGCCCGGCTATGACCGTCACTTCAGCGTCTGCGAGCACCTGGGCATCGACATGATCCCCGTTGCCATGGATGAGAATGGCCCGGATATGGACCAGGTTGAAAGCCTGGTTCGCCAGGACGACAGCATCAAAGGCATCTGGTGCGTGCCCCGCTTCAGCAATCCCACCGGGATTGTCTACAGCGACGAAGTGGTCTCCCGCATCGCCGGTCTCGGTAAAATCGCCGGCCGCAACTTCCGAGTATTCTGGGACAACGCCTACGCCGTCCACAGCTTCTCTGACGATTCGCCCCAAGTGGCCAGCTTGATGGCCGCCTGCCGCGCGGCTGGCACCGAAAACAGCGTCTACTTGTTTGGCTCGACCTCAAAAATCACCTATGCCGGCGCCGGTGTTGCCTTTGCCGGCATGTCGGCGGCCAACTTGACGGCCTTCAAGGCCCATCTGGGCATGACACAAATCGGCCCCGACAAGATTAACCAACTGCGCCATGCTCGCTTCTTGAAAGACCAAGATGGCTTGGCCCAGCATATGCGCGATCATGCCGCAGCGCTCAAGCCCCGCTTTGACATCGTGCTTAAGCACCTTAACGAAGGTTTGGCAGACAGCGGCATGCTGAGCTGGACCGAGCCCCAGGGCGGTTACTTCGTCTCCGTGGATACCCTGCCCGGGCTAGCCAAACAAGTGGTCGGCATGGCGGCTGATGCCGGCGTCAAATTGACTCCAGCCGGTGCTACCTACCCCTACGGCAACGACCCCGAGGACCGCAATATCCGCCTGGCGCCCAGCGTGCCTACTTTGGAGGAAATCGACCAGGCGATGGCGGTTTTCGTTACCTGCGTTCAGTTGGCCTCAGTGCGTCAAAAGCTGGCCTAA
- a CDS encoding Lrp/AsnC family transcriptional regulator, which produces MDNKLSRQDIQILSILQTDAGKTSSEIADMVGMSQSPCWRRINRVEQEGIVARKVAVLDRHKLGMDLVAFTTINLTTAGRQNLVEFEASVENFDEVVECYTMTGTWDYMLKIIVKDIRHYETFVRDRLLALPMIGEIHSHIAVTEIKNTTALPLTTQL; this is translated from the coding sequence ATGGATAATAAACTCAGTCGCCAAGACATTCAGATTCTCAGCATTCTGCAAACCGATGCCGGCAAAACCTCTAGCGAGATTGCCGACATGGTGGGCATGTCCCAGTCACCATGCTGGCGTCGCATCAATCGGGTTGAGCAGGAGGGAATTGTTGCTCGCAAAGTCGCGGTATTGGACCGGCACAAATTGGGAATGGACCTGGTCGCCTTTACCACTATTAACCTTACCACCGCCGGCCGGCAGAACCTGGTGGAGTTTGAAGCATCAGTGGAGAACTTCGATGAGGTGGTGGAGTGCTACACCATGACCGGTACCTGGGACTATATGCTCAAAATCATAGTGAAGGACATCCGTCATTACGAGACCTTTGTGAGGGACCGCTTACTGGCGCTGCCAATGATCGGCGAAATTCACTCCCACATTGCCGTCACCGAAATCAAAAACACCACCGCCCTGCCCCTGACCACCCAGCTGTAG
- the dnaB gene encoding replicative DNA helicase encodes MFDEGELAQLKLPPHSLEAEQSVLGGLMIDGEVWDAVADQVNEADFFRPEHRKIFAQMVRLVEQQQPIDVVTVAEALARAGELEAVGGAAYLAEVAGTTPSVANIRAYANAVRERAIFRSLITAANVIADTSFNPEGRSSEELLDEAERQIMQIAEDRPKTGGLEPVNPLLKQAVEKIDELFNNDEALTGLSTGFEKLDDMTSGLQKSDLVIVAARPSMGKTTFAMNLVENALLKHDQPMLVFSMEMPANQLMMRMLSSIGKIDQTRIRTGKLEEEDWPKLSAAVSKLKDRPLYIDDTPALTPTEVRSRARKIYREHGSIGMIMLDYLQLMQVAGRSGEGRTAEISEISRSLKGIAKEFDCPVVALSQLNRALEQRPNKRPVNSDLRESGAIEQDADVIMFIYRDEVYNEESPDKGVAEIIIGKQRNGPIGTARLSFIGKFTRFENLAYGFEQDEDFG; translated from the coding sequence CTGTTTGATGAGGGCGAGCTGGCGCAGCTGAAATTGCCGCCTCATTCCCTTGAGGCCGAGCAGTCGGTGCTGGGCGGCTTGATGATCGATGGTGAAGTTTGGGATGCGGTCGCCGATCAGGTAAACGAGGCCGATTTCTTCCGCCCCGAGCATCGCAAAATTTTTGCGCAGATGGTTCGCCTGGTGGAGCAGCAGCAGCCCATCGACGTGGTCACCGTGGCAGAGGCCCTGGCCCGGGCGGGGGAGCTGGAGGCTGTTGGGGGCGCTGCCTACTTGGCGGAGGTAGCGGGGACTACGCCTTCAGTGGCCAATATTCGCGCCTACGCCAATGCGGTGCGAGAACGGGCGATATTCCGCTCGCTGATTACCGCCGCTAATGTCATCGCCGATACCAGCTTTAACCCTGAAGGGCGCAGCAGCGAAGAGCTGCTGGACGAGGCCGAGCGGCAGATCATGCAGATCGCCGAGGACCGCCCCAAGACGGGTGGCCTGGAGCCGGTTAATCCGCTGCTCAAGCAGGCGGTGGAAAAAATCGATGAGCTGTTCAACAACGACGAGGCACTCACTGGTCTCAGCACCGGCTTTGAAAAACTCGACGATATGACCTCGGGACTGCAAAAGTCCGATCTGGTCATCGTCGCAGCCCGTCCCTCCATGGGTAAGACTACCTTTGCCATGAACTTGGTAGAAAATGCCCTGCTAAAACATGATCAGCCAATGCTGGTCTTTAGTATGGAGATGCCCGCCAATCAGTTGATGATGAGGATGCTGTCCTCTATAGGAAAGATTGACCAGACCCGGATTCGCACCGGTAAGCTGGAGGAGGAGGACTGGCCCAAGCTCAGCGCTGCGGTCAGTAAGCTCAAGGACCGGCCCCTGTACATTGACGACACCCCGGCTCTGACGCCAACCGAGGTCCGCTCCCGGGCGCGGAAAATCTACCGAGAGCACGGCAGTATCGGCATGATTATGCTGGACTACTTGCAGTTGATGCAGGTGGCGGGCCGCAGTGGTGAAGGGCGTACCGCGGAGATTTCCGAGATTTCCCGCTCGCTTAAAGGCATCGCCAAGGAATTCGATTGTCCGGTAGTGGCCCTGTCCCAGCTCAACCGTGCCTTGGAGCAGCGCCCTAATAAGCGCCCAGTGAACTCCGACCTCCGGGAATCCGGCGCCATCGAGCAGGATGCCGACGTCATCATGTTTATTTACCGGGATGAAGTGTACAACGAGGAGTCGCCGGACAAGGGTGTCGCTGAAATCATTATCGGCAAGCAGCGTAACGGCCCCATCGGCACCGCTCGCCTCAGCTTTATCGGCAAGTTCACCCGTTTTGAAAACCTGGCCTACGGTTTTGAGCAGGACGAGGATTTCGGCTAA
- the rplI gene encoding 50S ribosomal protein L9 — protein sequence MQVILLEKIGKLGNLGDQVTVKAGYGRNFLIPFGKAVAATDENVKTFEARRAELEAAAADKRSAADARAEKLAEVSVTIEANVGEGGKLFGSIGTRDIADAITAAGVEVNKSEVRMPEGPIREIGSYDIDIQVHSDVVQTVTVVVAAE from the coding sequence ATGCAAGTGATTCTACTGGAAAAAATTGGCAAGCTCGGCAACCTGGGCGATCAAGTGACCGTCAAAGCCGGTTACGGCCGCAACTTTCTCATTCCCTTCGGTAAGGCTGTCGCGGCCACTGACGAGAATGTGAAAACCTTTGAAGCCCGTCGCGCCGAGCTTGAAGCCGCCGCAGCGGACAAGCGCTCTGCGGCAGATGCCCGCGCCGAGAAGCTGGCCGAAGTCAGCGTGACCATCGAAGCCAACGTTGGCGAGGGTGGCAAGCTGTTTGGCTCTATTGGTACCCGCGACATCGCCGATGCCATCACTGCAGCTGGCGTTGAAGTGAACAAGAGCGAAGTGCGTATGCCGGAAGGCCCGATTCGCGAAATCGGCAGCTACGACATCGACATCCAGGTACACAGTGATGTGGTTCAGACCGTCACTGTTGTAGTGGCTGCCGAGTAA
- the rpsR gene encoding 30S ribosomal protein S18, with protein sequence MARFFRRRKFCRFTAEGVKEIDYKDLDTLKAYVSETGKIVPSRITGTNAKYQRQLSTAIKRARFLALLPYTDSHQ encoded by the coding sequence ATGGCACGTTTTTTTCGCCGTCGTAAGTTTTGCCGCTTTACCGCGGAGGGCGTCAAAGAGATCGATTACAAAGATCTGGATACCCTGAAAGCCTATGTATCTGAAACTGGCAAAATTGTACCCAGCCGCATCACCGGTACCAATGCCAAGTATCAGCGCCAGTTGTCAACGGCCATCAAGCGCGCGCGCTTCCTGGCATTGCTGCCCTACACGGACAGCCATCAGTAA